Part of the Bdellovibrionota bacterium genome is shown below.
CTCCAACAAAGCGCCTCAACCCTTTGTTTGGACCAAGACCGCCGATCAGATCCTGGAGAAAATCGCCCGCTACGCCTCCGGCACTCTCCAGGCTCATACATGAAAAGAACTATCGCGAATTCACTGACTCAGGACACTAGATTTGCGCTGGGTTTTTCAGGTTGCATTTCATATGGAGCAAAATGCGTCGCTGAGTGATACCGAGAAACGTGTTCTGGTGTGCGAAACGGATCAGTTCTTTGGCACGAATAACGAATGTTTTCAGAGTTCGTTCCACACGGTATTTCCGAAATCGGATTTCGAGGTCGTGCGCGGAGCGAAGCACTTCTTTTTCGCCACTCAGCCGGAAAGGTTCAATACCGTCTTGGGCAGATTCATCGGAACTTTGTCGGGGAGTACGTAGGTCAAATCCGAGGCTCCGGAGTTCCGTACGAATTCTGAAGGGGAAGCAATCCACAAGCCCGCCATGAGCGCTTCCGCACTTCCAGGTGGGATCACAAACAGAATTGGGGTATGAATGGTGCGTTGAAAAAGAGGAAGGCCAGACCACATCCCGGAGGGAGGATTAAGTCGCAACTGCGCGCTGCCGAGGCGCCGGCACCGTATCACCGAGAGCCGGTCTCGAACGCTCTCGATCAATATATTCCCGCCGATCTCCTCCAATTGGGCGATACACAAACCGGCATCCCGAAGGCGGCAAAAGACCCCAAAATCATGGCGCGAATCGGGTCGATTGTTGCGAAGATCCCGACCCGGCACGTGTTCTTTTCCCGCGACGCCCGAAGCATCACATCCACGGATGTCGGGAACGTCCATTTGGTCCTCACGTCGCCGCCCTATTGGACGCTCAAGGAGTACCGATCCGTTCCCGGACAGCTCGGCCACGTGGAAGATTATGAGCAGTTTCTCGACCAGCTCGATCGCGTTTGGCGGGCATCTTTTGATGCACTCGTTCCCGGCGGCCGCGTCATTTGTGTTGTGGGCGATGTCTGCCTTTCACGGCGCAAGAACAACGGCCGGCACTCCGTCGTGCCGCTTCATTCCTCCATTCAGGAGCGGGCGAGAAAGATCGGTTTCGATAACCTGGCCCCCATCATCTGGCACAAGATCGCGAACGCCGTGTTCGAAGTCAGTCGGGGCGGTGGATTCTTGGGTAAGCCGTATGAGCCGAATGCAGTTATCAAGAACGACATTGAATTCATTCTGATGCTTCGAAAACCGGGGGGTTACAGAACTCCCACCGCGGCAGAACGCGTTCTCAGCGTGATATCGGACGAAAATCACAGGAAATGGTTTCAGCAGATCTGGACGGGCGTAACCGGGGCGAGCACGCGGGACCATCCGGCGCCTTACCCGTTCGAGCTGGCGGAACGCCTGGTGCGGATGTTCAGTTTCGTCGGAGACACGATTCTGGATCCCTTTATGGGTACGGGAACGACGAATATCGCGGCGGCTCGATGGGGGCGGAACAGCATCGGCTTCGAAATTGATCCTCATTATCTCAAATACGCGGAGACGCGATTTCACGCCGAGACGGAAACGCTCTTCAGTTCAAGTTCACTCATGGTTGTTCGGGGCACAAATGAATATCGAGAAAAAGCTGAGCGCGGCCATCAAGACGTTTTGGACGACGCGGTCTCGGCAGGCTAAGGCCCAGGGTTCCAAGACGGGCCGGAAGGATTCCGGCGCCCGGGCGGCCGTGACCGGCGGGGCGCAGATGGATGGGTTTGTGAACCTCGTTCGCGCGTTGATTGTGGAGGCGGGGATACCCGATCCATCGGTATTTTGCCGGAAGGCGGCAAAGCTCCCCGGATATTTTCGGCCGCATAAGGAATGGGATCTCGTGGTTGTGGTGAAGGATCGGCTCCTGGCTTCCATCGAATTCAAGTCGCACATCGGGTCATTCGGGAACAATTTCAATAATCGAACGGAGGAGGCCCTTGGAAATGCTCTCGATGTGCGGACGGCGTACAGGGAGGGTGTCTTCGCGCCGTCGTCGGATCCGTGGCTTGGGTATTTGATGCTTCTCGAAGATTCTCCGCGTTCGACAACTCAGAAGCGTCAGAGAACGCGGCATTTCAGCGTAATGGAAGAGTTTCGACATGTTTCTTTTGCGGATCGGTATGAACTTCTGCTGAAGAAACTCGTTCGAGAACGGCTCTATGATTCCGCGTGCCTCGTCATGTCCAGCCAAAAAGAAGGGAAGAGGGGCGAGTACCGAGAGCCGAATGAAGAGCTTGCTTTCAAGAATTTTGCGGCCTCGTTGATCGGGAAAATCACTGGCTTTGTCAAAACAAGTGACCAAAGCAAGTTGCTATCGCCATGAAGGAATACCTGTTTTCCGTCCTTATTAAATACGAGTCTCAAATTGTCACCACCACGCTGAC
Proteins encoded:
- a CDS encoding site-specific DNA-methyltransferase; the protein is MKKRKARPHPGGRIKSQLRAAEAPAPYHREPVSNALDQYIPADLLQLGDTQTGIPKAAKDPKIMARIGSIVAKIPTRHVFFSRDARSITSTDVGNVHLVLTSPPYWTLKEYRSVPGQLGHVEDYEQFLDQLDRVWRASFDALVPGGRVICVVGDVCLSRRKNNGRHSVVPLHSSIQERARKIGFDNLAPIIWHKIANAVFEVSRGGGFLGKPYEPNAVIKNDIEFILMLRKPGGYRTPTAAERVLSVISDENHRKWFQQIWTGVTGASTRDHPAPYPFELAERLVRMFSFVGDTILDPFMGTGTTNIAAARWGRNSIGFEIDPHYLKYAETRFHAETETLFSSSSLMVVRGTNEYREKAERGHQDVLDDAVSAG
- a CDS encoding PaeR7I family type II restriction endonuclease; the encoded protein is MNIEKKLSAAIKTFWTTRSRQAKAQGSKTGRKDSGARAAVTGGAQMDGFVNLVRALIVEAGIPDPSVFCRKAAKLPGYFRPHKEWDLVVVVKDRLLASIEFKSHIGSFGNNFNNRTEEALGNALDVRTAYREGVFAPSSDPWLGYLMLLEDSPRSTTQKRQRTRHFSVMEEFRHVSFADRYELLLKKLVRERLYDSACLVMSSQKEGKRGEYREPNEELAFKNFAASLIGKITGFVKTSDQSKLLSP